The Streptomyces sp. TLI_105 DNA segment GTGACACGGAGATTAAGAGGACTAGACCAGTGCGTCAATAGGTCTGGACCAGAAGGGATCCGTAGGGGAGCCTGTGAGCCAACCCACAGGGTTCCGGCCTATCGCTCCTCGTGAGCCGTGGCACACTGGCCCTGTATCAGCAGCAGCGCACTCCGGGGTCGGTGTAATTCCGAACCGGCGGTATAGTCCGCGACCCGTCCGCAAGCCAGCGGCCGGTTGACCAGGTGAAATTCCTGGACCGACGGTGAAAGTCCGGATGGGAGGCAGTGCGCGGCGGGCGACCCCTTCCAGGGGTGTGCCGGCCGTACGTCCGCTGGTCGCCGCGTTCCGTCGGCGCACCCGCAGACCTCCGGCCGTACCGGCATACCCCGTGCGAAGCGTCGTACCCGCTCTCTGTCGTCATCGACAGGCCCCGGAGTCCGTGCCCGAAGAGGCAGGAGGACCCGGTGGCCCAGCAGGCCGACATCACCGCCATGCGACGCGCCGTCGAGCTCGCCGCACGCGGTCTCGGCGCCACCAGCCCCAACCCGGTCGTCGGGTGCGTCATCACCGACGCCTCCGGCCACCAGGTCGGCGAAGGCTTCCACCAGCGCGCCGGCGGCCCCCACGCCGAGGTGCACGCCCTGCGCGCGGCCGGCGTCCTGGCCCGCGGCGGCACCGCGTACGTCACCCTCGAACCCTGCGACCACACCGGCCGCACCGGCCCCTGCTCCCAGGCCCTGATCGAGGCCGGGATCAGCCGGGTCGTGTACGCGGTCGGCGACCCGAACCCGCAGGCCACGGGCGGTGCCGACACCCTCCGCGCCGCCGGGGTCGAGGTCGAGCAGGGCCTCCTGGAGGACGAGGCCGAGGCCGGCAACATCGCCTGGCTCACCTCCGTGCGCCGCGGCCGCCCCTTCGTCCGCTGGAAGTACGCCGCCACCCTCGACGGCCGGATCGCCGCCGCCGACGGCACCTCCCGCTGGATCAGCTCCGCCGAGTCCCGCGCCGACGTCCACCGGCTGCGCGCCGAGGCCGACGCCGTCGTCGTCGGCGCCGGCACCGCCCGCACCGACGACCCCCACCTGGCCGTACGGGGCGTCGAAGGCGCGGTCCAGCCGCTGCGGGTCGTCGTCGACACCGAGGCGAGCGCCGTCAAGCCCGGCGCCCGGGTCCTCGACGAGGCAGGCCCCACCCTGATCGCGATCGCCGAGGACGCCGAGACCACGCTCACGGACGTCGTACGGCTCCCCAGGGCCGAACGCGGCCTCGCCGTCCCCGCCCTCCTGGAGGCCCTCCACGCGCGCGGTGTCCGCTCGATCCTCCTCGAAGGCGGCCCCACCCTCGCGGGCGCCTTCATCGCCGCGGGCGCCGTCGACCAGGTCGTCGGCTACCTCGCCCCGGTCCTCCTCGGCGCGGGACCCACCGCCCTCGCCGACGCCGGAATCTCCACCCTCACCGAGGCGTTGCGGCTCGACATCACCGAGACCGCGCGCATCGGATCCGACCTCCGCATCACCGCCACCCTCAAGGGAGCCTGACCGTGTTCACCGGAATCGTCGAAGAACTGGGCGAGGTCGTCGCCGTCGAGCAGCTGGAGGACGCCTCCCGCTTCCGGCTGCGCGGCCCCCTGGTCACGGAAGGCGCCCAGCACGGCGACTCCATCGCCGTCAACGGTGTCTGTCTCACGGTCGTCGAGTTCGGCGACGGCGAGTTCACCGCCGACGTCATGGCCGAGACCCTCAAGCGGTCCAGCCTCGGCGCCCTCGAAGTCGGCTCCCGCGTCAACCTGGAGCGGCCCATGGCCGTCGGCGGCCGCCTCGGCGGCCACATCGTCCAGGGCCACGTCGACGGCACCGGCACCATCCTGGAGCGGACCCCGTCCGAGCACTGGGAACTGGTCAAGGTCGGCCTGCCCGCCCACCTCTCCCGGTACGTCGTCGAGAAGGGCTCGATCACGGTCGACGGCGTCAGCCTCACCGTCGTCGAGGTCGCCGACGACTGGTTCACCATCAGCCTCATCCCGACCACCCTCGACCTGACCACGCTCGGCATCAAGCAGTCCGGCGACCCGGTCAACCTCGAAGTGGACGTCATCGCCAAGTACGTCGAGCGGCTGCTCGGCACCGACGCCAAGGAGAACGAGAAGTGAACTGGCTCAACTCCGAGGCGTTCGCGGTCTTCGGCCAGCACATCATGTGGTCCGACATGATCGGCAACACGATCGGGCTCATAGCCCTCGCGCTCGGCTGGCGCCGCTCCATCCTCACCTGGCCCGCCCAGCTGCTCTCCGGCCTCATCCTCGTCGGCGCCTACGCCTCCGCCCACCTCTCCGGCGGCGTCGGCAAGCAGCTCCTCGTCATCGGCGTCGCCGCCTGGGGCTGGTGGCAGTGGAACCGCGGCAAGCGGCAGGCCCAGGACGGCTCCATCGCCGTCCGCTTCGCCACCTGGAAGGAGCGCGGACTGCTCCTGGCGGGCGCGGCCCTCGGCACCCTCGCCGTCGGCGGGCTCTTCACCCTCTACCCGTCGCTCTCCTGGAGCCCCTGGGCCGACGCGTACATCTTCGTCGGCACCCTCGTCGCGATGATCGCCCAGGCCCGCGGCCTCGTCGAGTTCTGGTTCGCCTGGCTCCTCGTCGACCTCGTCGGCGTCCCGCTCGCCTTCAACAGCGGTCTCGCCTTCTCCGGCCTCGTCTACGTCATCTACTTCGCCCTCGTCATCTGGGGCATGCGCGACTGGTGGCTCCGGACGCGTACGACCTCCGCTCTGGAAGGAGCCACGGCATGAGCGCGCTTCCGATCTGGGACGCCACCGACCTGGCCCTCGACCCCGTCGAGCAGGCCATCCGCGACATCGCCGCCGGCCGTCCCGTCGTCGTCGTCGACGACGAGGACCGCGAGAACGAGGGCGACCTCGTCATCGCCGCCGAGAAGGCCACCCCCGAGATCGTCGCCTTCATGATGACCGAGTGCCGCGGCCTGATCTGCGCACCCATGGAGGACGAGGAGCTGCGGCGCCTCGAACTCCCGCAGATGGTCGAGCACAACACCGAGTCGATGCGCACGGCCTTCACCGTCTCCGTGGACGCGTCCCCCGCCCACGGCGTCACCACCGGCATTTCCGCCGCCGACCGCGCCACCACCCTGCGGATGCTGGCCTCCGGCCGCCACGAGCCGGGCGACTTCGTCCGCCCCGGCCACATCTTCCCGCTGCGCGCCAAGTCCGGCGGCGTCCTCGCCCGCAACGGACACACCGAGGCCGCCGTCGACCTCGCCCGCCTCGCGGGCCTCCGCCCGGCCGGCGCGATCGTCGAGATCGCCGGCGAGGACGGCGTGATGCTGCGCCTGCCCGAACTGGTCCCCTTCGCCCGCAAGCACGGCCTGACGATCATCTCCATCGAGGACCTGATCGCCTACCGCCGCTCCGCCGAGCCGACCGTCCGCCGCGAGGCCGAGGTCCAGCTCCCCACCGCGCACGGCGAGTTCACCGCGTACGGCTACCGCTCCACCGTCGACGGCGTCGAGCACGTCGCCCTCGTCCACGGCGAGATCGGCGACGGCGAGGACGTCCTCGTCCGGGTCCACTCCGAGTGCCTGACCGGCGACATCTTCCAGTCGCTGCGCTGCGACTGCGGCCCCCAGCTGCAGGCCTCCATGGACCGGATCACCGAGGCCGGGCGCGGCGTCGTCGTCTACCTGCGCGGCCACGAGGGCCGCGGCATCGGCCTGCTGTCCAAGCTGCGCGCGTACGAGCTCCAGGAGCGCGGCCGCGACACCCTCGACGCCAACCTGGAGCTCGGACTGCCCGCCGACGCCCGCGACTACGCGGCCGGCGCGCAGATCCTCGGGGACCTCGGCGTCCGCAGCCTGCGCCTGCTGACCAACAACCCCGACAAGATCGACGCCCTCACCCGGCACGGCCTGAGGGTCGAGGGCCGGGAGCCCATGCCGGTCCAGGCCGGCGAGCACAACCTCCGCTACCTGCGCACCAAGCGGGACCGGATGGGGCACGACCTGCCCTGGCTGGACGGCTCCCCGGCCTCCACCTGCGGCAACCAGTAACCACGTACGTACGAAACGGCTAGGAGAGACATGAGCGGCAAGGGCGCACCCGTCCTCAGCGTGAAGAACTGCGGCGACCTCCGGGTCGCGGTGATCGCGGCGCAGTGGCACGAGAAGATCATGGACGGTCTCGTCGACGGCGCCCTGCGCGCCCTGAGCGAGCTCGGCATCGACGAGCCGACGCTGCTGCGCGTCCCCGGCAGCTTCGAGCTCCCGGTCGTGGCGAAGGTCCTCGCCGGGCGCGGCTACGATGCCATCGTGGCGCTCGGCGTCGTCATCCGCGGCGGAACGCCGCACTTCGAGTACGTGTGCCAGGGCGTCACCCACGGCCTCACCCAGGTCTCGATCGACACCGGCGTACCCGTCGGATTCGGTGTCCTCACCGTCGACAACGAGGAGCAGGCGCTCGACCGGGCCGGCCTCGAAGGATCCTCCGAGGACAAGGGCCACGAGGCCGTCACCGCCGCCGTCGCCACCGCCACCACGCTGCGCACGGTCAGCGAACCCTGGCGCTGAGCACGCGATCCTCACCCCGTACTCTTAGGACCATCATGGCGAACAAAACCTTCGAAGAGCTCTTCGCCGAGCTCAAGCTCAAGGCGGAGACCGGCGACCCGGCCACCTCCCGCACCGCGGAACTGGTGGACAAGGGCGTCCATGCCATCGGCAAGAAGGTCGTCGAGGAGGCCGCCGAGGTCTGGATGGCCGCCGAGTACGAGGGCAAGGAAGCGGCCGCCGAGGAGATCTCGCAGCTGCTGTACCACGTCCAGGTGATGATGGTCGCCCGCGGGATCTCGCTCGACGACGTCTACGCCCACCTCTGAGCACCACCCGGAAAAGCCGAACACCCTCCCCAGAACTCCCAGGCAAAGGAAGCTCACCCCATGCTGCGCATCGCCGTCCCCAACAAGGGTTCCCTCTCCGGACCTGCGTCGGCAATGCTCCATGAGGCCGGCTACCGCCAGCGCAAGGAGTCCAAGGAACTGGTGGTCATCGACCCCGACAACGAGGTCGAGTTCTTCTACCTGCGGCCGAAGGACATCGCGATCTACGTCGCCTCCGGGAAGCTGGACATCGGCATCACCGGCCGTGACCTGCTCCTGGACTCCGGAGCCAGCGCCGAGGAGATCCTCCCGCTGAACTTCGGCCGCTCCACCTTCCGCTACGCCACCCGCCCGGGCACCGCGAACGGCCCCGAGGACTTCGGCGGCATGACGATCGCCACCTCCTACGAGGGCATCGTCGCCAAGCACCTCGCCGACCAGGGCATCGACGCCTCCGTCGTCCACCTGGACGGCGCCGTCGAGACCGCGATCCAGCTGGGCGTCGCCCAGGTCATCGCGGACGTCGTGGAGACCGGAACCAGCCTGCGCAACGCGGGCCTGGAGGTCATCGGCGAGCCGATCCTGACCTCCGAGGCCGTCGTCATCCGCCGCCACGGCGCCTCGGACGACCACCCGCAGGTGCAGCAGTTCATGCGCCGCCTCCAGGGCGTCCTGGTCGCCCGCTCGTACGTGATGATGGACTACGACTGCCGGGCCGAGCACCTGGAGCAGGCCGTCGCCCTCACCCCGGGCCTGGAGTCGCCGACCGTCTCCCCGCTGCACAACGAGGGCTGGGTCGCCGTCCGCGCGATGGTCCCCGCCAAGGAGGCGCAGCGGATCATGGACGACCTGTACGAGATCGGCGCCCGCGCCATCCTTACCACCGCCATCCACGCCTGCCGCCTCTGACGACCGGCCCGCACGCCCTCAGGCACCGAGGAACCCCGATGTCCCAGACCGCACCGCCCGCCCTCCCGGTCACCTTCCGTCCCGGGCGCACCCGGGCCGTCCTGCTGACCATGAGCGTCGCGATCTTCGTGGTCATCACCGCCGTCGCGATGATGCTGGAGCGGCTGGGACCGGGGGAGCGCGCCAGCTTCGTGTTCACCGCCGCGCTGCTCTCCGGGGTCCTCGTCCTGCTGAGCCGCCCCAAGGTCGTCGCCGACGACGAGGGCGTCACGGTCGTCAACATCGCCAGGACCCGGCGCCTCGCCTGGGCGGAGATCCTCAAGGTCAACCTCCGCCCCGGCGACCCCTGGGTCTTCCTCGACCTCAGCGACGGCACCAGCCTTCCGGCGCTCGGCATCCAGCCCGGCATCGCCAAGGAATCGGCGATCCGCGACGCCCGCGCCCTGCGGGCCCTCGCGGACAGCCACGGGACGGGCTCGGAAACCCACTGAGACCCTGAGACGGACCGGGGCGAACCCCGGTCCGTCCCCCATCCGGGGCCGACCCCCTGCCCTTCGGGGCGTTCACGTGACTACTCTGGAGACGGTGGTGCCGAGCGGCACCACCGTCTCGCGTGTGCAGGGCCGCTGCCGCGGCCCGCGAGACCACCCTTCGACCCGAGGAGTGACTCCCTCCAGCAATGGACGGATCGTCCGGTAGTACCTGCGCCGCCCCCTCCCTGGAGGCGGCGACATGATCATCTCTCTTCTGCTGCTCTTCGCGGCTTTCCTCCTGATCCTCGCCAACGGCTTCTTCGTGGCCGCCGAGTTCGGCCTCGTGACCGTCGAGCGCGCCGAGGCCGAGCGGGCCGCGGCCGACGGCGACCGGCGTGCCCGCACCGTCGTCACCGCGCTGCGCGAGCTGTCCTTCCAGCTCTCCGGCACCCAGCTCGGCATCACGATCACCTCGCTGGTCGTCGGCATGCTCGCCGAGCCCGCCCTCGCCGGGCTGCTGCACGGGCCGCTCACCGCGACCGGACTGCCCGAAGGGGCCGTCTCCGGGATCTCGGTGGTGATCGGCATGCTGCTCGCCTCCGCCGTCCAGATGGTGGTCGGCGAGCTCGTCCCGAAGAACTGGGCGGTCTCCCGGCCGCTCCAGGTCGCCCGCTTCGTCGCCACCCCGCAGCGCCGCTTCTCGACGCTGTTCCGGCCGGTGATCTCCCTGCTCAACCGGGTCGCCAACCGGCTGGTACGGCTCCTGGGCGTCGAGCCCACCGAGGAGCTGGACTCGGTCCGCACCCCCGGCGAGCTCGTCTCGCTGGCCCGGCACTCCGCCCAGGCCGGCGCGCTCGAACAGGACACCGCCGACCTCTTCGTACGGACCCTGACCCTCGGCGGCCTCACCGCCGAGCAGGTCATGACCCCGCGCGTGAAGGTGAGCGCCCTCCAGTGGGACGCCACCGCGGCCGACGTCCTCAACCTCACCCGGGCCACCGGCCTCTCGCGCTTCCCGGTCTACCGCGACCGCATCGACGAGATCGTCGGCATGGTCCACCTCAAGGACGCGCTCGCCGTCACCCCGCACGCCCGCCTGCGCACCCCCGTCGGACGGATCGCGGTCCCGCCGCTCCTCGTCCCCGAGACGCTGCCCGCCCAGACGCTCCTGGAGCGGCTGCGCCGGGAGCAGCCGATCGCGGTGGTCGTCGACGAGTACGGCGGCACGGCCGGCGTCGTCACCCTGGAGGACATCGTGGAGGAGCTCGTCGGCGAGGTCCGCGACGAGCACGACACCGCCGCCGACGGGCGGCCCGAGCTGGCCGCGGCGCCCGCCGAGGACGGCCGTCCCGCCTGGGAGGCCGACGGCTCCTGCCGGGTCCACACCCTGCGCCGGATAGGCCTCGACGTGCCCGACGGGCCGTACGAGACCGTCGCCGGACTCGTCGCCGACCTCCTCGGGCGCATCCCGGCCCCCGGAGACCGGGCCGAGCTCCCCGGCTGGCGGCTCTCGGTGCGCCAGGTCGACCGCTACCGCGCCGAGCGGGTACGGATCGTCAGGACGGCCCCCGACACGGACTCGGCCGGGACATCGGCCTCCGGTCCGGACTCGTGGGCGGCGGACGCGGTCGGGGCCTCGGCCTCCGACGCGGACCGGGTGGGGGCGTCGGTCCTCGGCCCGGGCGCGGTCGGGACCTCGGTCTCCGGCCCGGGCTCGGGCGCGGCGGGCGTCGTCCCGGTGCCCGTTCCCGCGGAGGCGGGCCGATGAGCACCCTGCAACTCCTCTTCGCCGTCCTCCTGGTCCTCGCCAACGGCTTCTTCGTCGGGGCCGAGTTCGCCCTCGTCTCCGTCCGGCGCAGCCAGATCGAGCCGCTCGGAGGCGCCAGGGCCAAGCAGGTCCTGCACGGCCTGGAGAACCTGCCGCAGATGATGGCCGCCGCCCAGTTCGGCATCACCGTCTGCTCCCTGACGCTCGGCGCCGTCGCCGAGCCGACCGTCGCCCGGCTCCTCGAACCGGTCTTCCACTCGGTCGGCGTCCCGGAGGGGCTGATCCATCCGCTCGGCTACGTCATCGCCCTCGCCGCGGTCGTCTTCCTCCACCTCGTCATCGGCGAGATGGTCCCGAAGAACCTGGCGATGGCGGACCCCGAGCGCACCGCCCTCTGGCTCGCCCCCGGCCTCGTCGGCTTCGCCCGGCTCTGCCGGCCGGTCACGGCCGCGCTCGGGGCCTGCGCCCGGCTGGTCCTGCGGGCGTTCAAGGTCGAGCCGAAGGACGAGGTGGAGGCGGTCTTCACCAGCGTCCAGCTCGGGCGTCTCGTGGAGGACGCGGGCCAGGCGGGGCTGCTCGACCCGGTCGAGCAGGAGCGCCTGGAGGACGCCCTCGAACTGGGCAGCCGCCCGGTGACGGACGTCCTCATCGCCCCCGCCTCCCTCGTCACGGTCCCGCCGTCGGTCACCCCGCGCGAGATCGAGGAGCTGACCGTACGGACCGGGTACTCCCGCTTCCCGGTCCGCGCCGAGGGCCGGGCGACCTTCATGGGCTTCGTGCACGTGAAGGACGTCCTGGACCTGGAGGAGCGGGAGCGGGCGGTGCCGCAGCGGCTGTGGCGCCCCATGGCGACGCTCCGCGCGGAGCTGCCGCTGGACGACGCCCTCACCGTGATGCGCCGCGCCGCCACCCATCTGGCGCAGGTCGCGGACGGCTCGGGCCGGATCCTCGGCCTGGTCGCCCTGGAGG contains these protein-coding regions:
- the ribD gene encoding bifunctional diaminohydroxyphosphoribosylaminopyrimidine deaminase/5-amino-6-(5-phosphoribosylamino)uracil reductase RibD, whose amino-acid sequence is MAQQADITAMRRAVELAARGLGATSPNPVVGCVITDASGHQVGEGFHQRAGGPHAEVHALRAAGVLARGGTAYVTLEPCDHTGRTGPCSQALIEAGISRVVYAVGDPNPQATGGADTLRAAGVEVEQGLLEDEAEAGNIAWLTSVRRGRPFVRWKYAATLDGRIAAADGTSRWISSAESRADVHRLRAEADAVVVGAGTARTDDPHLAVRGVEGAVQPLRVVVDTEASAVKPGARVLDEAGPTLIAIAEDAETTLTDVVRLPRAERGLAVPALLEALHARGVRSILLEGGPTLAGAFIAAGAVDQVVGYLAPVLLGAGPTALADAGISTLTEALRLDITETARIGSDLRITATLKGA
- a CDS encoding riboflavin synthase, with the translated sequence MFTGIVEELGEVVAVEQLEDASRFRLRGPLVTEGAQHGDSIAVNGVCLTVVEFGDGEFTADVMAETLKRSSLGALEVGSRVNLERPMAVGGRLGGHIVQGHVDGTGTILERTPSEHWELVKVGLPAHLSRYVVEKGSITVDGVSLTVVEVADDWFTISLIPTTLDLTTLGIKQSGDPVNLEVDVIAKYVERLLGTDAKENEK
- a CDS encoding nicotinamide mononucleotide transporter family protein produces the protein MWSDMIGNTIGLIALALGWRRSILTWPAQLLSGLILVGAYASAHLSGGVGKQLLVIGVAAWGWWQWNRGKRQAQDGSIAVRFATWKERGLLLAGAALGTLAVGGLFTLYPSLSWSPWADAYIFVGTLVAMIAQARGLVEFWFAWLLVDLVGVPLAFNSGLAFSGLVYVIYFALVIWGMRDWWLRTRTTSALEGATA
- a CDS encoding bifunctional 3,4-dihydroxy-2-butanone-4-phosphate synthase/GTP cyclohydrolase II, with the translated sequence MSALPIWDATDLALDPVEQAIRDIAAGRPVVVVDDEDRENEGDLVIAAEKATPEIVAFMMTECRGLICAPMEDEELRRLELPQMVEHNTESMRTAFTVSVDASPAHGVTTGISAADRATTLRMLASGRHEPGDFVRPGHIFPLRAKSGGVLARNGHTEAAVDLARLAGLRPAGAIVEIAGEDGVMLRLPELVPFARKHGLTIISIEDLIAYRRSAEPTVRREAEVQLPTAHGEFTAYGYRSTVDGVEHVALVHGEIGDGEDVLVRVHSECLTGDIFQSLRCDCGPQLQASMDRITEAGRGVVVYLRGHEGRGIGLLSKLRAYELQERGRDTLDANLELGLPADARDYAAGAQILGDLGVRSLRLLTNNPDKIDALTRHGLRVEGREPMPVQAGEHNLRYLRTKRDRMGHDLPWLDGSPASTCGNQ
- the ribH gene encoding 6,7-dimethyl-8-ribityllumazine synthase, with protein sequence MSGKGAPVLSVKNCGDLRVAVIAAQWHEKIMDGLVDGALRALSELGIDEPTLLRVPGSFELPVVAKVLAGRGYDAIVALGVVIRGGTPHFEYVCQGVTHGLTQVSIDTGVPVGFGVLTVDNEEQALDRAGLEGSSEDKGHEAVTAAVATATTLRTVSEPWR
- a CDS encoding phosphoribosyl-ATP diphosphatase, giving the protein MANKTFEELFAELKLKAETGDPATSRTAELVDKGVHAIGKKVVEEAAEVWMAAEYEGKEAAAEEISQLLYHVQVMMVARGISLDDVYAHL
- the hisG gene encoding ATP phosphoribosyltransferase, producing the protein MLRIAVPNKGSLSGPASAMLHEAGYRQRKESKELVVIDPDNEVEFFYLRPKDIAIYVASGKLDIGITGRDLLLDSGASAEEILPLNFGRSTFRYATRPGTANGPEDFGGMTIATSYEGIVAKHLADQGIDASVVHLDGAVETAIQLGVAQVIADVVETGTSLRNAGLEVIGEPILTSEAVVIRRHGASDDHPQVQQFMRRLQGVLVARSYVMMDYDCRAEHLEQAVALTPGLESPTVSPLHNEGWVAVRAMVPAKEAQRIMDDLYEIGARAILTTAIHACRL
- a CDS encoding PH domain-containing protein, which produces MSQTAPPALPVTFRPGRTRAVLLTMSVAIFVVITAVAMMLERLGPGERASFVFTAALLSGVLVLLSRPKVVADDEGVTVVNIARTRRLAWAEILKVNLRPGDPWVFLDLSDGTSLPALGIQPGIAKESAIRDARALRALADSHGTGSETH
- a CDS encoding hemolysin family protein; this encodes MIISLLLLFAAFLLILANGFFVAAEFGLVTVERAEAERAAADGDRRARTVVTALRELSFQLSGTQLGITITSLVVGMLAEPALAGLLHGPLTATGLPEGAVSGISVVIGMLLASAVQMVVGELVPKNWAVSRPLQVARFVATPQRRFSTLFRPVISLLNRVANRLVRLLGVEPTEELDSVRTPGELVSLARHSAQAGALEQDTADLFVRTLTLGGLTAEQVMTPRVKVSALQWDATAADVLNLTRATGLSRFPVYRDRIDEIVGMVHLKDALAVTPHARLRTPVGRIAVPPLLVPETLPAQTLLERLRREQPIAVVVDEYGGTAGVVTLEDIVEELVGEVRDEHDTAADGRPELAAAPAEDGRPAWEADGSCRVHTLRRIGLDVPDGPYETVAGLVADLLGRIPAPGDRAELPGWRLSVRQVDRYRAERVRIVRTAPDTDSAGTSASGPDSWAADAVGASASDADRVGASVLGPGAVGTSVSGPGSGAAGVVPVPVPAEAGR
- a CDS encoding hemolysin family protein; protein product: MSTLQLLFAVLLVLANGFFVGAEFALVSVRRSQIEPLGGARAKQVLHGLENLPQMMAAAQFGITVCSLTLGAVAEPTVARLLEPVFHSVGVPEGLIHPLGYVIALAAVVFLHLVIGEMVPKNLAMADPERTALWLAPGLVGFARLCRPVTAALGACARLVLRAFKVEPKDEVEAVFTSVQLGRLVEDAGQAGLLDPVEQERLEDALELGSRPVTDVLIAPASLVTVPPSVTPREIEELTVRTGYSRFPVRAEGRATFMGFVHVKDVLDLEERERAVPQRLWRPMATLRAELPLDDALTVMRRAATHLAQVADGSGRILGLVALEDVLEMLVGEVRDPAHRVQPVPARTVR